A genome region from Pseudanabaena sp. Chao 1811 includes the following:
- a CDS encoding anti-sigma factor — protein MSVSNYPHEWEELLAGYVLGDLTTEEVTEMQQLIVEHPEIIQEIDRLQETLALLPLSLNASHPSPNLRDRIAAAAIPVAENVTNNIADSLDPLTAPQAPEARQVPRRRQKFWKLLGIGLGSISAIAIVALGFDNYQMRQQIATNQIELQKYKQAIALLQASDNRMISLKGMGAIPAATGSVMIAPMEKTAMINIQNLMPLPQENSYRLWAIVDGKKIDCAQFRPDAQGKVFLKVPLGSALKQSNTLIITIEPNKDMPEPTGEMVMKGEV, from the coding sequence ATGTCAGTATCCAATTATCCCCATGAATGGGAAGAGTTATTAGCAGGTTATGTCTTAGGGGATTTGACCACAGAAGAAGTTACGGAAATGCAGCAGTTGATCGTTGAGCATCCCGAAATCATTCAAGAAATCGATCGCTTGCAAGAAACATTAGCGCTTTTGCCATTGAGTTTAAATGCTTCCCATCCTTCGCCAAATCTGCGCGATCGCATTGCGGCGGCGGCAATCCCTGTAGCTGAGAATGTCACAAATAATATTGCTGATTCGCTAGATCCGTTAACTGCTCCCCAAGCTCCAGAGGCTAGGCAAGTACCGCGTCGCCGTCAAAAATTTTGGAAATTATTGGGGATTGGTTTAGGTAGTATTAGTGCGATCGCGATCGTTGCTTTAGGATTTGATAATTACCAAATGCGCCAACAAATCGCAACCAATCAAATAGAACTGCAAAAATATAAACAGGCGATCGCTCTCTTGCAAGCCTCTGACAATCGCATGATTTCTCTCAAGGGGATGGGCGCAATTCCTGCGGCAACGGGTAGTGTGATGATCGCGCCTATGGAAAAAACTGCCATGATCAATATTCAAAATCTCATGCCGCTTCCCCAAGAAAATAGCTATCGACTTTGGGCGATCGTTGATGGCAAAAAGATTGATTGTGCTCAGTTCCGACCTGACGCACAGGGGAAAGTATTTTTGAAGGTTCCCTTAGGTAGCGCTCTCAAACAATCTAACACCTTAATTATTACCATTGAGCCAAATAAAGATATGCCTGAACCCACTGGCGAAATGGTGATGAAAGGAGAAGTTTGA
- a CDS encoding thioredoxin family protein: protein MDRSLLRRRRFLTYAGLGVLGIGSAAIATQISSPKNSPDIVSNPNIPKSNSSVNPVAINTSTSQPLPEFQGISQWLNSDPLSIQELKGNVVMIQFWTFSCINCQRTLPYVTKWHEQYAAKGLKIIGVHTPEFAFERDANNIKDAIQKHGIHYPVPVDNEFQTWKAYGNEYWPHLYLADRQGNLVYDHIGEGAYVKTEQTIQKLLG, encoded by the coding sequence ATGGATAGAAGCTTGCTGCGTCGTCGTCGATTTTTAACTTATGCAGGATTAGGTGTTTTGGGAATTGGTAGTGCAGCGATCGCTACTCAGATCAGTTCTCCAAAAAACTCTCCTGATATCGTATCTAACCCCAATATCCCTAAGTCTAACAGTTCAGTTAATCCAGTAGCTATTAATACCAGTACCAGTCAACCACTACCAGAATTTCAAGGTATTTCCCAATGGCTAAATTCTGATCCCTTGTCAATTCAGGAATTAAAGGGAAATGTGGTAATGATTCAGTTTTGGACTTTTAGCTGTATCAACTGTCAGCGTACTTTACCCTACGTGACTAAATGGCATGAACAATACGCCGCCAAAGGATTAAAAATTATCGGTGTGCATACTCCCGAATTTGCCTTTGAGCGTGATGCTAACAATATCAAAGATGCGATCCAAAAACATGGCATTCATTACCCAGTTCCAGTTGACAATGAGTTCCAAACTTGGAAAGCCTATGGTAATGAGTACTGGCCCCATCTCTATTTAGCCGATCGCCAAGGTAATCTTGTCTATGACCATATTGGCGAAGGTGCGTATGTCAAGACAGAGCAAACCATTCAAAAGCTATTGGGATAG
- a CDS encoding cytochrome c biogenesis CcdA family protein, with product MGISPLAIALSITAGLLTAFSPCILPILPILIGRSLQTHRYAPIALVLGTITGFAIAGSLLGIASIWLTGFTNVMRILAIAVLLVLGLLSIFPKLNYLLLAKLPIPKFKELTRINLASEFLLGSQLGLLWTPCAGSVLGSILVLAAVNQEILSAFMLLICYGIGAGIPMLLLAYASRYFSKSFLRFRVHSQLLQRIGGVMIAITAIAIILGWDVKIQLWLAPFFPTLVL from the coding sequence ATGGGAATTTCTCCTCTGGCGATCGCCTTATCCATAACTGCTGGTTTGTTAACCGCATTTTCACCCTGTATATTGCCGATTTTGCCGATTTTAATTGGGCGATCGCTACAGACGCATCGCTATGCACCGATCGCTTTGGTACTAGGTACGATCACTGGATTTGCGATCGCAGGTAGTCTTTTAGGAATTGCTAGTATTTGGCTGACGGGCTTCACCAATGTGATGCGAATTTTAGCGATCGCTGTTTTACTAGTCCTTGGTTTGTTATCGATATTTCCCAAATTGAATTATCTGTTGCTAGCCAAGTTACCTATTCCAAAATTCAAAGAACTAACCCGCATCAATTTAGCTAGTGAATTTCTCTTGGGTTCTCAATTAGGATTATTGTGGACTCCCTGTGCAGGCTCAGTATTAGGAAGTATCTTAGTTCTAGCGGCAGTCAATCAGGAAATTCTTAGCGCCTTTATGTTATTGATTTGCTATGGGATTGGTGCAGGTATCCCCATGTTACTACTTGCCTATGCCAGTCGCTATTTTAGTAAATCATTCCTCAGATTCCGCGTCCATAGCCAACTTTTACAAAGAATTGGTGGTGTGATGATTGCCATTACAGCGATCGCAATTATTTTGGGATGGGATGTCAAAATCCAACTTTGGTTAGCACCATTCTTTCCGACCTTAGTTTTATGA
- a CDS encoding cytochrome b/b6 domain-containing protein, which translates to MSPKSPNPKSPPAPKQAIFIKAFHSINLIALILMTASGLQIYNANPVFGGRSGWRFPKEILLGGWLGGGRNWHFASMWVFSMSLLIYGIYIFLTRRWKHRFASEKDIQALQAKNPKRKNYAWHRIAYTAIIPILLLAILSGLCMYKPVQFAWISGLFGSWQNLRIAHFLTVPIVLIFAIAHIFLSFRVGGFKMIRSMFV; encoded by the coding sequence ATGAGTCCAAAATCTCCAAATCCCAAATCGCCGCCCGCTCCTAAGCAAGCAATATTCATTAAGGCATTTCATTCCATTAATCTCATCGCCTTGATCTTGATGACGGCAAGTGGTCTGCAAATTTATAATGCAAATCCTGTCTTTGGTGGACGCTCAGGATGGCGATTCCCCAAAGAGATACTCTTAGGCGGATGGCTTGGCGGCGGTAGGAATTGGCATTTTGCTTCGATGTGGGTGTTTTCCATGAGTTTATTGATTTATGGCATCTATATCTTCCTCACGCGCCGATGGAAGCATCGCTTTGCTTCTGAAAAAGATATTCAAGCCCTACAAGCCAAAAATCCTAAACGTAAAAACTACGCTTGGCATCGAATCGCCTACACAGCCATCATTCCAATTTTGCTCTTAGCGATTCTCTCTGGTTTATGTATGTATAAACCTGTGCAGTTTGCATGGATCTCAGGGCTATTTGGCAGTTGGCAAAATCTCCGCATCGCCCATTTTCTCACCGTGCCGATTGTGCTGATTTTTGCGATCGCGCATATATTCCTCTCCTTCAGAGTTGGTGGTTTCAAAATGATTCGCTCTATGTTTGTTTAG
- a CDS encoding molybdopterin-dependent oxidoreductase: MKFDPYPHRRFSRRQLIKYASLSGMGLFLGSCANEASRVSPIFKPLNQQTGNVRALFEPLNQSIEELIFQSKNPAPEYPVSAIEPNALLVNSYDITPVIDPNSFKLVIDGAVNNPMQLSMRDIQALPLTSMVIRHVCVEGWAAIVQWGGIRLYELAKLVQPKAGARYVYFESADNYYESWDIASALHPQTLLAYQKNGQDLPVENGAPLRLASPIKLGYKQSKWITRVTFTNELFQQRRGYWVDEGYEWFAGL, encoded by the coding sequence ATGAAATTTGACCCATATCCACACCGTCGGTTTTCCCGTCGTCAGTTAATTAAATATGCCAGTTTGTCAGGCATGGGTTTGTTTTTGGGAAGTTGTGCGAATGAGGCTAGTCGCGTGAGTCCCATTTTTAAACCTCTCAACCAACAAACTGGAAATGTCAGAGCTTTATTTGAGCCACTCAATCAAAGCATTGAAGAATTAATCTTTCAGTCAAAAAATCCTGCGCCAGAATATCCTGTGAGTGCAATCGAGCCTAATGCTTTATTAGTTAATTCCTATGACATTACCCCTGTCATTGATCCTAATTCCTTCAAATTAGTAATTGATGGTGCAGTCAATAATCCGATGCAATTGAGCATGAGAGATATTCAGGCATTACCCTTAACTTCGATGGTGATTCGTCATGTCTGTGTGGAAGGCTGGGCAGCGATCGTGCAGTGGGGTGGGATACGTCTCTACGAACTGGCAAAGTTAGTTCAACCGAAAGCGGGAGCGCGTTATGTCTATTTTGAATCCGCCGACAATTACTATGAGAGTTGGGATATTGCTTCAGCTTTACATCCCCAAACTCTACTTGCTTATCAAAAGAATGGTCAAGATCTCCCCGTTGAGAATGGCGCACCTCTGCGGTTAGCTTCTCCGATTAAGCTCGGCTATAAGCAATCAAAATGGATAACTCGCGTCACTTTTACTAATGAGCTTTTCCAGCAACGTCGAGGTTATTGGGTAGATGAAGGTTATGAGTGGTTTGCAGGATTGTAA
- a CDS encoding MSMEG_0569 family flavin-dependent oxidoreductase has product MYNHYSVIIVGGGQAGLAMSYCLKEREIDHIVFEKNRIGHSWRDRRWDSFCLVTPNWQCQLPGYHYNGSDPNGFMQKDEIVKYIEEYAESFSPPIKEGVEVLKVTKNDALNVFEINTTIGDFTADQVVIAVGGYHNPKLPRIAERFPTSIMQLHSSQYQNPESLPDGAVLVVGTGQSGCQIAEDLHLAGKQVHLCVGSAPRSPRRYRGKDVVDWLAQMGYYDLAIDEHPQKDKVRAKANHYVTGRDGGREINLRQFAIEGMQLHGRLKAIHHDKLEFFDDLVQNLDNADAVAESIKKTIDGFIEKNHIEAPIDPPYQPVWQPQESILEIDFVKANIGVVIWCTGYHTDFSWIEIPVFDGKGYPGHKRGVTDVNGFYFLGLPWLYTWGSGRFSGIARDANYLADCMISKKKVSSSSAWSIVNEFLIGS; this is encoded by the coding sequence ATGTATAACCATTATTCTGTAATCATCGTTGGTGGTGGTCAGGCTGGACTCGCCATGAGCTATTGCTTAAAGGAAAGAGAAATTGACCATATTGTGTTTGAGAAAAATCGCATCGGGCATTCATGGCGCGATCGCCGATGGGATTCTTTTTGCTTAGTGACTCCCAACTGGCAATGTCAACTCCCCGGTTATCACTACAATGGCAGTGACCCCAATGGATTCATGCAAAAAGATGAAATCGTAAAATATATTGAGGAATATGCCGAGTCCTTTTCACCGCCGATTAAAGAAGGTGTGGAGGTTTTAAAGGTAACTAAAAATGATGCCTTAAATGTATTTGAAATCAATACAACGATTGGGGATTTCACTGCCGATCAGGTGGTGATTGCGGTGGGAGGTTACCATAACCCGAAACTACCACGTATTGCGGAGAGATTTCCCACAAGTATCATGCAGTTGCATTCTTCTCAATACCAAAATCCTGAATCTTTGCCTGACGGTGCGGTGCTGGTGGTTGGGACTGGGCAATCGGGCTGTCAGATTGCGGAAGATTTGCACCTCGCAGGTAAGCAAGTCCATTTATGTGTGGGTAGTGCGCCGCGATCGCCGCGTCGCTATCGGGGTAAGGATGTCGTTGATTGGCTCGCGCAAATGGGCTATTATGACCTAGCGATCGATGAGCATCCTCAAAAGGATAAGGTCAGAGCTAAGGCAAATCATTATGTGACTGGTCGCGATGGTGGTCGGGAGATCAATTTGCGCCAATTTGCGATCGAAGGAATGCAACTGCATGGCAGATTGAAAGCTATTCATCATGATAAATTAGAGTTCTTTGATGATTTAGTCCAAAACCTTGATAATGCTGATGCAGTGGCGGAAAGCATCAAGAAAACTATTGATGGATTTATTGAAAAGAACCACATCGAAGCACCGATTGATCCGCCCTATCAACCAGTATGGCAACCTCAAGAATCGATCTTAGAAATAGATTTTGTAAAAGCGAATATTGGTGTCGTGATTTGGTGTACTGGCTATCATACGGACTTTAGTTGGATTGAGATTCCTGTATTTGATGGCAAGGGCTATCCCGGACATAAGCGTGGTGTTACGGATGTGAATGGTTTCTACTTCTTAGGATTGCCTTGGCTATACACTTGGGGCTCAGGGCGATTCTCAGGAATTGCGAGGGATGCGAACTATTTAGCTGATTGCATGATCTCCAAGAAGAAAGTCTCCTCTTCTAGTGCTTGGAGCATTGTCAACGAATTTCTCATTGGTTCGTAA
- a CDS encoding MSMEG_0572/Sll0783 family nitrogen starvation response protein has translation MPQVTAPAHQTGDFFVDYEEKVFPDVKAEAGEKALVTFHTVAFEGSIGFVNLLQATRLQRKGFETSILLYGPGVTLGVQRGFPKLGDTAFPGHQNFNDQITKFMSEGGKVYACRFALQALYGHGETSLIPGIRPISPLDVLDIILLHRKDGAFILDTWTL, from the coding sequence ATGCCTCAAGTTACAGCGCCTGCTCATCAAACTGGTGACTTCTTTGTTGATTACGAAGAGAAAGTATTTCCTGATGTCAAAGCCGAAGCTGGGGAGAAAGCGTTAGTAACTTTCCATACCGTTGCTTTTGAAGGTTCGATTGGTTTTGTGAACTTACTCCAAGCAACTCGTTTACAACGTAAGGGTTTTGAGACTTCTATTTTACTCTATGGTCCTGGGGTAACCCTCGGTGTCCAGCGTGGTTTCCCAAAATTGGGAGATACTGCTTTTCCCGGACATCAGAACTTCAACGATCAGATTACTAAATTTATGTCTGAAGGTGGCAAGGTTTATGCCTGTCGCTTTGCATTGCAAGCACTCTATGGTCATGGTGAAACCTCCCTCATCCCTGGAATTCGTCCCATTAGCCCCCTTGATGTATTAGATATCATTCTCCTCCATCGCAAGGATGGCGCTTTCATTTTAGATACTTGGACTCTCTAA
- a CDS encoding Nit6803 family nitrilase — MDYSRIVRAAAVQISPVLFSRDGTTEKVLDAIAKASKEGAQLVVFPETFIPYYPYFSFVQPPVLMGKEHMRLYEEAVTVPSPVTEAVSNAAKSYRIVVVLGINERDHGSLYNTQLIFDADGTLVLKRRKITPTYHERMVWGQGDGAGLTVVDTAVGKVGALACWEHYNPLARYALMAQHEQIHCAQFPGSLVGQIFTDQIEVTIRHHALESGCFVINSTGWLSPEQVAQITTDEKLQKVLSGGCNTAIIGPEGNHLCPPITEGEGMAIADLDFSLITKRKRMMDSVGHYARPELLQLHLNSSAASVMAEQLPEVLGDLEIPVA; from the coding sequence ATGGACTATTCACGCATAGTTAGAGCTGCTGCCGTTCAAATTAGCCCCGTTTTGTTTAGTCGTGATGGTACGACAGAGAAAGTTCTCGATGCGATCGCTAAAGCATCTAAAGAAGGTGCTCAACTAGTTGTTTTTCCAGAAACATTTATCCCTTACTACCCCTACTTTTCCTTTGTGCAGCCACCTGTCTTGATGGGTAAAGAACATATGCGTCTTTACGAAGAAGCGGTTACAGTACCAAGTCCTGTAACTGAGGCGGTGAGTAATGCGGCAAAATCCTATAGAATTGTCGTGGTGTTAGGGATTAATGAGCGTGATCATGGTTCGCTGTATAACACACAGCTTATCTTTGATGCCGACGGCACATTGGTGCTAAAGCGCCGCAAAATTACGCCGACCTATCACGAACGGATGGTTTGGGGACAGGGCGATGGTGCAGGTCTAACTGTGGTGGATACGGCTGTAGGGAAGGTTGGGGCTTTGGCTTGCTGGGAGCATTACAATCCTCTAGCAAGATATGCGCTGATGGCACAACATGAGCAAATCCATTGCGCTCAGTTCCCTGGTTCCTTGGTTGGGCAGATTTTCACCGATCAGATTGAAGTAACAATTCGTCACCATGCTTTGGAGTCAGGGTGCTTTGTGATTAATTCTACGGGTTGGTTATCTCCTGAACAGGTCGCTCAGATTACAACTGATGAGAAGTTACAGAAGGTGCTGAGTGGTGGTTGCAATACTGCCATTATTGGACCAGAGGGCAATCATCTCTGTCCACCGATTACGGAAGGTGAAGGCATGGCGATCGCCGATCTTGATTTCTCTCTGATCACTAAGCGAAAGCGGATGATGGATTCGGTCGGTCACTATGCACGTCCTGAGTTGTTGCAATTACATCTCAACTCTAGTGCTGCATCGGTGATGGCAGAGCAGTTACCTGAAGTGCTAGGAGATCTAGAAATTCCTGTTGCTTAA
- a CDS encoding nuclear transport factor 2 family protein, with translation MELKPPLPPFTLETAIAKVQAAEDAWNTRDPDRVALAYTEDSQWRNRAEFFSGRDAIREFLKRKWAKEMDYRLKKELWSFTDNRISVRFEYEWHDDSGYWYRAYGNEQWEFAENGLMRRREASINDVLIQESERKFRWERKP, from the coding sequence ATGGAACTAAAGCCACCATTACCTCCTTTTACGCTGGAAACTGCGATCGCTAAGGTGCAAGCTGCCGAAGATGCTTGGAATACTCGCGATCCTGATCGAGTTGCCTTAGCCTATACCGAAGATTCTCAATGGCGAAATCGAGCGGAATTTTTTAGCGGACGGGATGCGATTCGGGAATTTCTCAAACGTAAATGGGCGAAGGAGATGGACTATCGCCTCAAAAAGGAACTTTGGAGTTTCACCGATAACCGCATATCCGTACGCTTTGAATATGAGTGGCACGATGACTCTGGTTATTGGTATCGCGCCTATGGTAACGAGCAGTGGGAATTTGCGGAAAATGGGCTGATGCGACGACGGGAAGCCAGTATTAATGATGTTCTCATTCAAGAATCTGAGCGTAAATTTCGCTGGGAACGTAAGCCCTAA
- a CDS encoding MSMEG_0568 family radical SAM protein, producing the protein MNKQQLITDIQTQGLSWVEPNVGVAGRKGGAGPSDHKAVTIDGTTVMVPIYTGSSARSPYKATLNPDTEQLVLHLDDREVLPIAFPQEPKFYSLTTADGIPYRKIALLHSRDVLATTVLQTCMRYNNTETSCQFCAIGASLEAGRTIARKTPAQLAEVTEAAVRLDGVKHLVMTTGTPNTSDRGAAYLTECARAIKAKVDIPIQAQCEPPDDFIWFDRMKEAGIDTLGMHLEAADPEVRSRIMAGKASVPIAYYFEAFAAAVKVFGWGQVSTYLLAGLGDSFETLVEISDRLIKCGVYPFVVPFVPISGTPLANHPAPKSEFMFALYEKIGAMLREAGMSSADMKAGCGKCGACSALSTFEKL; encoded by the coding sequence ATGAACAAGCAACAGCTAATTACAGACATTCAAACTCAGGGATTGAGTTGGGTTGAGCCGAATGTGGGTGTGGCAGGTCGTAAAGGTGGCGCTGGCCCTTCTGACCATAAAGCGGTCACAATTGACGGTACGACGGTGATGGTTCCTATTTACACTGGCTCATCGGCGCGATCGCCTTACAAAGCAACACTCAATCCCGATACGGAGCAGTTAGTCCTCCATTTGGACGATCGCGAAGTGCTACCGATCGCCTTTCCCCAAGAACCAAAATTCTATAGCCTGACCACAGCAGATGGTATTCCTTATCGCAAAATCGCCCTATTGCATAGCCGAGATGTCCTTGCGACAACGGTTTTGCAAACCTGTATGCGATACAACAATACAGAAACATCTTGTCAATTTTGTGCGATCGGCGCATCTCTAGAGGCAGGTCGCACGATCGCCAGAAAAACGCCTGCTCAACTTGCGGAAGTGACCGAAGCGGCGGTGCGTCTTGATGGAGTTAAGCATCTGGTTATGACCACAGGTACACCAAATACTAGCGATCGCGGTGCAGCATATTTAACGGAATGTGCGCGGGCAATCAAGGCAAAGGTGGATATTCCGATTCAGGCACAGTGCGAACCGCCCGATGATTTTATCTGGTTCGATCGCATGAAGGAAGCAGGGATTGATACTTTAGGAATGCATTTAGAAGCCGCCGATCCAGAGGTGCGATCGCGCATTATGGCAGGTAAAGCGTCAGTACCCATCGCATATTATTTTGAAGCCTTTGCGGCGGCGGTGAAAGTCTTCGGTTGGGGACAGGTTAGTACCTATCTGCTGGCAGGTTTGGGTGATAGTTTTGAAACTCTCGTGGAAATTAGTGATCGCCTAATTAAGTGTGGTGTCTATCCCTTTGTGGTTCCCTTTGTGCCGATCTCTGGTACGCCCTTAGCTAATCATCCTGCACCGAAGAGTGAGTTTATGTTTGCCCTTTACGAAAAAATTGGTGCAATGCTCAGAGAAGCGGGAATGTCTTCCGCCGATATGAAAGCAGGTTGCGGGAAGTGCGGCGCTTGTTCGGCACTTTCTACCTTTGAAAAGTTATAG
- a CDS encoding MSMEG_0567/Sll0786 family nitrogen starvation N-acetyltransferase: protein MSQSYIFKLATSPQEIKAYFDLRRAIFVEEQDVFEEDDFDDIDKKAYPIVAIEPTSDRVVGVVRIYEAQPRLWYGGRLGTHPEFRRGWQIGKGLIHKAVTTANTWGCDRFLATVQLQNVRFFQRLHWASLNEMTICDRPHHLMEADLNFYPAAMELCPSLLRQDLKVS, encoded by the coding sequence ATGTCCCAATCCTATATATTTAAACTGGCAACCTCTCCTCAAGAAATAAAAGCATACTTCGATTTGAGAAGAGCCATCTTTGTGGAAGAGCAGGATGTATTTGAAGAAGATGATTTTGATGATATTGATAAGAAAGCTTATCCGATCGTCGCCATTGAGCCTACTAGCGATCGCGTTGTGGGCGTAGTCCGAATTTACGAAGCACAGCCTAGACTTTGGTATGGTGGCAGATTGGGAACTCACCCAGAATTTCGCCGTGGTTGGCAGATTGGCAAAGGTTTAATCCATAAGGCAGTCACCACTGCAAATACATGGGGATGCGATCGCTTTTTGGCAACCGTACAATTACAGAACGTGCGCTTTTTTCAACGCTTGCATTGGGCATCTCTAAACGAAATGACGATTTGCGATCGCCCCCATCATTTAATGGAAGCCGATCTCAACTTCTATCCTGCGGCGATGGAATTATGTCCTAGTCTACTGCGTCAAGATCTCAAGGTGTCTTGA
- a CDS encoding sll0787 family AIR synthase-like protein, protein MLSELVTRLKRSLSLPQKQDIQTAAKALHQGWQPEAWQSDRVLIGDDCAAIPDGDGYLLFAAEGMLPKLIETDPWFAGWCAVMVNVSDIYAMGGKPIAVVDSIWSQSRPQTDPLWEGMKAASLAYQVPIVGGHTNCHSPYAALSVAILGRAQNLISSFKAQPDDLLIIATDFRGKSHPDYAFWNAATTADPARLRQNLAILPRLAARGWCDAGKDISMGGIVGTLLMLLETSNCGAVLDLDRIPYPESLDLEKWLTSFPSYGFLLSIRPEYLAKVQAEFADQDLVCAVIGEVQASHQLILRSQSESVLFWDFDQDALTGF, encoded by the coding sequence ATGCTGTCAGAATTGGTGACCCGATTAAAGCGATCGCTAAGTTTGCCGCAAAAGCAGGATATTCAAACGGCTGCCAAAGCGTTACATCAAGGATGGCAACCTGAAGCATGGCAAAGCGATCGGGTTCTAATTGGTGATGATTGCGCGGCAATTCCCGATGGTGATGGCTACTTGCTATTTGCGGCGGAGGGAATGTTACCTAAGCTAATTGAAACCGATCCTTGGTTTGCGGGTTGGTGTGCGGTGATGGTCAATGTCAGTGATATCTATGCGATGGGTGGTAAGCCGATCGCTGTAGTCGATAGCATTTGGAGTCAATCTCGCCCACAGACAGATCCTTTATGGGAAGGAATGAAGGCTGCATCTCTTGCCTACCAAGTTCCCATTGTTGGTGGTCATACCAACTGTCACAGTCCCTATGCGGCTCTATCTGTTGCTATCCTAGGACGCGCTCAAAATCTGATTTCTAGTTTCAAGGCGCAGCCTGATGATCTACTGATTATCGCAACGGATTTTCGTGGTAAATCCCATCCTGATTATGCTTTTTGGAATGCTGCAACTACTGCTGATCCTGCGCGATTGCGTCAAAATCTGGCGATCTTACCAAGACTAGCGGCGAGGGGTTGGTGTGATGCAGGCAAAGACATCAGTATGGGTGGAATTGTCGGAACATTATTGATGCTTTTAGAAACCTCTAACTGTGGCGCAGTTCTCGATCTTGATCGCATTCCTTACCCTGAGTCCCTTGATCTCGAAAAATGGCTAACTTCCTTTCCCAGCTATGGCTTTCTCTTGAGTATCCGTCCTGAATATTTAGCCAAGGTGCAAGCTGAATTTGCAGATCAGGATTTAGTCTGTGCCGTGATTGGTGAAGTGCAAGCATCCCATCAGTTAATTTTGCGATCGCAGTCAGAATCCGTTCTATTCTGGGATTTTGATCAGGATGCTTTAACGGGATTTTAA
- a CDS encoding class I SAM-dependent methyltransferase, whose amino-acid sequence MTDLPSLRSSQTPDIASGHAGQKSWTEVVNDYAGKDLGERKTWYGSVADAYNRVRPRYPSEIINRTLQLAQLPPQAKILELGCGPAIATVNFAKLGFWLLSLEPNLEAATLAKQNCAEYPQVEIQNLAFEEWELERDRFDAVLAATSWHWLDPAIAYEKSAVALKAKGVLILLWNTPPQLDEQTYQLVDEIYQSIAPSIPLYARHEGRKTHQADFLKFSQTIMDSGYFHHLSYDSSVYKVTYSLDDYLLLLSTLSPYIVLTEETRISLFAKLREVLYRNRGDHLNLSFVSAFHVAHKI is encoded by the coding sequence ATGACTGATTTGCCAAGTTTACGCAGTTCCCAAACCCCAGATATTGCTAGCGGTCATGCTGGTCAAAAAAGTTGGACAGAGGTAGTGAACGATTATGCTGGGAAAGATTTAGGCGAAAGGAAGACTTGGTATGGCTCCGTTGCCGATGCTTACAATCGGGTGAGACCACGCTATCCATCGGAAATTATTAATCGCACGCTGCAACTAGCCCAATTGCCACCGCAAGCCAAAATTCTTGAACTCGGCTGTGGACCCGCGATCGCCACAGTGAACTTTGCTAAGTTGGGATTTTGGCTCTTGAGTCTAGAGCCAAATCTCGAAGCCGCAACATTAGCCAAACAAAACTGTGCTGAATATCCTCAAGTGGAAATCCAAAATCTTGCCTTTGAGGAATGGGAATTAGAACGCGATCGCTTTGATGCAGTCCTAGCGGCAACATCTTGGCATTGGCTCGATCCCGCAATTGCCTATGAAAAATCAGCAGTAGCATTGAAAGCAAAAGGTGTTCTCATTCTATTATGGAATACGCCACCGCAACTAGATGAGCAAACCTATCAGTTAGTGGATGAAATCTACCAATCCATAGCACCTTCTATCCCCCTCTATGCCAGACATGAGGGCAGAAAAACTCATCAAGCAGATTTCTTGAAATTTAGTCAAACTATTATGGATTCGGGCTATTTTCACCATCTTAGCTATGATTCCTCTGTTTATAAAGTTACCTACAGCCTTGATGACTATCTATTACTTTTGAGTACGCTATCTCCGTACATCGTTCTGACAGAAGAAACGAGGATTAGCCTCTTTGCAAAGTTACGAGAAGTTCTATATCGCAACCGAGGCGATCACCTCAATCTATCTTTTGTTTCTGCTTTTCATGTTGCCCACAAAATATAA